One Candidatus Tectomicrobia bacterium genomic region harbors:
- a CDS encoding 3-oxoacyl-ACP reductase FabG produces the protein MRLDLSGKVALVTGGGRGIGRACCLALAEAGAAVAVNYSRSAEAAQEVKAAIEAKGGRAVAIGADVSSLEETQAMFAKVKEAFGTLDILVNNAGVIHDTLLLTMKPDQWSKVLGVSLNGAYHCTRLAAEIMMRKRAGKVISISSVVAVQGGRGQTNYAAAKAGLVAFTRACAAEMGGRGIQFNAVLPGMIVTGMSEKVRKHAGEQIMARIPAGRFGEPEDVARLIVFLASPASDYINGQAIAVDGGLLTG, from the coding sequence ATGCGGCTCGACCTGAGCGGGAAGGTGGCCCTGGTCACCGGAGGCGGAAGGGGGATCGGGCGGGCCTGCTGCCTCGCCCTGGCCGAGGCGGGGGCTGCGGTGGCGGTGAACTACAGCCGCTCGGCCGAGGCGGCCCAGGAGGTGAAGGCGGCCATCGAGGCCAAGGGCGGGCGGGCCGTGGCCATCGGCGCGGACGTCTCCTCCCTCGAGGAGACCCAGGCCATGTTCGCCAAGGTGAAGGAGGCCTTCGGCACCCTGGACATCCTGGTGAACAACGCGGGCGTCATCCACGACACCCTGCTCCTCACCATGAAGCCCGATCAGTGGAGCAAGGTGCTCGGCGTGAGCCTGAACGGGGCCTACCACTGCACCCGCCTCGCGGCCGAGATCATGATGCGCAAGCGGGCCGGGAAGGTGATCAGCATCTCCTCGGTGGTGGCCGTCCAGGGCGGGCGCGGGCAGACGAACTACGCCGCGGCCAAGGCCGGACTCGTCGCCTTCACCCGGGCCTGCGCGGCCGAGATGGGGGGCCGGGGCATCCAGTTCAACGCCGTGCTCCCCGGCATGATCGTGACCGGCATGAGCGAGAAGGTGCGCAAGCACGCGGGGGAGCAGATCATGGCCCGCATCCCGGCGGGGCGCTTCGGGGAGCCCGAGGACGTGGCCCGGCTCATCGTCTTCCTGGCCTCGCCCGCCTCGGACTACATCAACGGCCAGGCCATCGCCGTGGACGGCGGGCTGCTCACGGGCTGA